The following proteins come from a genomic window of Mauremys mutica isolate MM-2020 ecotype Southern chromosome 7, ASM2049712v1, whole genome shotgun sequence:
- the MUS81 gene encoding crossover junction endonuclease MUS81: MAAPRRLGRKKPVPACPNPLFVLWLTEWRDEAAEKGKKTQFVYQRALDSLRRYPLPLRSGREAAILQHFGDWICRRLDERLERHRAEQGADAPLEAMGGASPSMGGQESDPPSTEHHSTNNPSASQTLLGDLEPPPMRKPRPRRGYIPATRSGGYAVLLALYKDSTSPHSRGFLMKSELQRAAQPLCDKSFTLGDPGNRYTAWASVGTLIRKELVLKTNVPARYSLTPQGLALAQRLVAAEQALISEGRAPEPKTPQGTEPTHPAGEKKLHPEPQLLDGALGPQEGAAGGSGGQRPHDPEFVLRPGQFDIILCVDFIETMGGPAARKQDLLAELRRNAVPFDVRKLHVGDFMWVARERVQPRPGQLHLPPARELALDYVVERKRMADLCGSIIDGRFREQKFRLHRCGLCHPIYLLEESGSTQHLSLPESTLQQAATSTQVVDGFFVKRTQDLRESAAYLTIMTRHLNSLYGNKTLVSCTKEESQGCCPLQPNRDSCTLMTFQEFNEGAVKNKAQTVREVFARQLMQISGVSGEKAAAILERYSTPASLLAAYSACPDPESRDKLLSTIKCGKLQRNLGPALSRTLSQLYCSPGPLS, encoded by the exons ATGGCGGCCCCCCGGCGGCTGGGGCGGAAGAAGCCGGTGCCCGCCTGTCCTAATCCCCTCTTCGTGTTGTGGCTGACTGAGTGGAGGGATGAGGCCGCTGAGAAGGGCAAGAAGACCCAGTTCGTGTATCAGAGG GCCCTGGACTCCCTTCGGAGGTACCCGCTGCCCCTGCGCAGTGGGCGTGAGGCCGCGATTCTGCAGCATTTTGGGGACTGGATCTGCCGGAGGCTGGATGAGCGACTGGAGAGGCACCGTGCTGAGCAGG GTGCAGATGCTCCGCTTGAAGCCATGGGAGGGGCCAGCCCCTCAATGGGGGGACAGGAAAGTGatccccccagcacagagcaccattCCACCAACAACCCCTCTGCCTCACAGACCTTACTGGGGGAtctggagcctccccccatg AGGAAGCCCCGTCCCCGCCGGGGGTACATCCCAGCCACACGCTCCGGGGGCTACGCTGTGCTGCTAGCCCTCTATAAGGACAGCACG AGCCCACACAGCCGGGGATTCCTGATGAAGTCTGAGCTGCAGCGGGCGGCTCAGCCGCTGTGTGACAAATCCTTCACCCTG GGTGACCCTGGAAATAGGTACACAGCTTGGGCATCAGTTGGTACCTTGATCCGCAAAGAGCTGGTGCTGAAAACCAATGTCCCGGCCag GTACTCTCTGACACCGCAGGGGCTGGCGCTAGCCCAGAGGCTTGTGGCTGCGGAGCAGGCCCTGATTTCAGAGGGTCGAGCCCCAGAACCCAAGACACCCCAGGGCACAGAGCCCACGCATCCTGCTGGGGAGAAGAAACTGCACCCGGAGCCCCAGCT ACTCGATGGCGCCCTGggaccccaggagggggcagcgggTGGCTCTGGAGGGCAGAGGCCCCATGACCCTGAATTTGTGCTGAGACCTGGCCAGTTTGACATCATCCTGTGTGTGGATTTTATCGAGACCATGGG TGGCCCAGCGGCCCGAAAGCAGGATCTGCTGGCCGAGCTGCGCCGGAACGCCGTACCCTTCGACGTGCGCAAGCTGCATGTGGGGGACTTCATGTGGGTCGCCCGTGAGAGGGTCCAGCCCCGCCCAG ggcagctgcacctGCCCCCAGCACGGGAGTTGGCCCTGGACTACGTAGTGGAGCGAAAGCGAATGGCTGACCTGTGTGGGAGCATCATTGACGGCCGCTTCCGTGAGCAGAag tTCCGTCTGCATCGCTGTGGCCTGTGCCACCCCATCTACCTGCTGGAGGAATCAGGATCGACCCAGCACCTGAGCCTGCCGGAGAGcaccctgcagcaggcagccaCCAGCACCCAG GTAGTGGATGGCTTCTTCGTCAAACGCACCCAGGACCTGCGGGAATCGGCTGCGTACCTGACCATCATGACACGTCATCTGAACAGCCTGTATGGg AACAAGACCCTGGTGAGCTGCACCAAGGAAGAGtctcagggctgctgccccctgcagcccaacaGAGACTCCTGCACCCTAATGACCTTCCAGGAGTTCAATGAGGGAGCTGTCAAGAACAAG GCCCAGACTGTGCGTGAGGTGTTTGCTCGGCAGCTCATGCAGAtcagtggagtgagtggggaGAAAGCAGCCGCCATTTTGGAGAGATACAGCACACCGGCCAG CCTGCTGGCCGCCTACTCCGCCTGCCCAGACCCTGAGAGCAGGGACAAGCTGCTGAGCACCATCAAGTGTGGCAAACTGCAGAG GAACCTGGGCCCTGCCCTGAGCAGGACACTCTCCCAGCTGTACTGCAGCCCTGGCCCCCTCTCCTGA
- the EFEMP2 gene encoding EGF-containing fibulin-like extracellular matrix protein 2, with product MWPVSCLLLAALVGAALAQELEEPDSYTECTDGYQWDSDTQHCKDVNECETIPEACKGEMKCINHYGGYLCLPRSASVINDVHSENAAPPSAPRPRPPRPSLTASRHNACPQGYEPDGHGSCLDVDECEYELHDCQPSQECINTAGAFHCKCPDGYRKIGSECVDIDECRYRYCQHRCVNSPGSFSCQCEPGFQLASNNRSCVDVNECEMGAPCGQRCFNTYGTFICRCNQGYELDRDGFTCNDIDECSYSSYLCQFQCINEPGRFSCDCPQGYQLLGTRLCQDINECETGTHQCTEAQSCINFHGGYRCVEKNRCLEPYVQVSDNRCLCPTTNPLCREQPSSIVHRYMSITADRTVPSDVFQIQATSVYPGAYNAFQIRSGNEQGEFYIRQINNISAMLVLARPVTGPREYVLDLEMVTMNSLMSYRSSSVLRLTIFVGAYSF from the exons ATGTGGCCCGTCTCCTGCCTGCTGCTGGCAGCGCTGGTGGGCGCGGCACTTGCACAGGAGCTGGAGGAACCTGATAGCTACACG GAATGCACAGATGGATACCAGTGGGACTCAGACACACAGCACTGCAAAG ACGTGAACGAGTGTGAGACCATCCCCGAGGCCTGCAAGGGGGAGATGAAATGCATCAATCACTATGGCGGGTACCTGTGCCTGCCGCGCTCAGCCTCCGTCATCAATGACGTGCACTCGGAGAATGCcgcgccccccagtgcccctcggCCCCGGCCTCCCCGACCCTCACTCACTGCCTCCCGTCACAACGCCTGCCCCCAGGGCTATGAGCCTGATGGGCACGGCTCCTGCCTGG ACGTGGACGAGTGTGAGTACGAGCTGCATGActgccagcccagccaggagTGCATCAACACGGCCGGCGCCTTCCACTGCAAGTGCCCCGATGGCTACCGCAAGATTGGCTCTGAGTGTGTGG acaTCGACGAGTGTCGGTACCGGTACTGCCAGCATCGCTGTGTCAACTCCCCAGGCTCCTTCTCCTGCCAGTGTGAGCCAGGCTTCCAGCTGGCCAGCAACAACCGCTCCTGTGTGG ATGTGAATGAGTGTGAGATGGGGGCGCCGTGTGGGCAGCGCTGTTTCAACACCTATGGCACCTTCATCTGCCGCTGCAACCAGGGCTATGAGCTCGACCGCGACGGCTTCACCTGCAATG ATATTGATGAGTGCAGCTACTCCAGCTACCTGTGCCAGTTCCAGTGCATCAATGAGCCAGGGAGATTCTCCTGCGACTGCCCCCAGGGCTACCAGCTCCTGGGCACCCGCCTCTGCCAAG ACATTAACGAGTGTGAGACGGGCACCCACCAATGCACCGAGGCCCAGAGCTGCATCAATTTCCATGGGGGCTATCGCTGCGTGGAGAAGAACCGCTGCCTGGAGCCCTATGTGCAGGTGTCTGACAA CCGCTGTCTGTGCCCTACCACGAACCCTCTGTGCCGGGAGCAGCCCTCGTCCATTGTGCACCGTTACATGAGTATCACAGCTGACCGGACCGTCCCTTCCGATGTCTTCCAGATCCAGGCCACCAGCGTCTACCCTGGAGCCTACAATGCCTTCCAGATCCGCTCTGGCAATGAGCAGGGGGAGTTCTACATCCGG CAAATCAATAACATCAGTGCGATGCTGGTTCTGGCCCGGCCTGTCACAGGGCCCCGGGAATACGTGCTGGACCTGGAGATGGTGACTATGAACTCACTCATGAGCTACCGCTCCAGCTCGGTGCTGCGCCTCACCATCTTCGTGGGAGCCTATTCCTTCTAG